The Candidatus Nitrosotenuis cloacae genome contains a region encoding:
- the cofG gene encoding 7,8-didemethyl-8-hydroxy-5-deazariboflavin synthase CofG, which translates to MNNILLDCEPLNRVLDGKQITEEQAVEIYEAAKINPLELYKVASHLRNIHKQNTVTFSKKAFFNLVNLCRDTCGYCTYKAEPQSKKISMMSKKNVQELAALARKYRCTEALFVTGERPEEKYKEARQWLKENGFSSTPEYLAHASEIALSEGLFPHTNAGNLTKSEIAELKKTNVSMGLMLENASERLMEKDMPHHLAPSKNPRERLAVLNSAGELQVPMTTGILVGIGETAREVIQSIFAILGTHKRFGHIQEVILQNFHPKGDTIMRRSASAEENYFKIMVALTRVIMPKMNIQIPPNLSPGSYQSFLQVGINDWGGISPLTQDHVNPEFSWPEISRVEHDMDAAGFALKARLPVYPEFINMADRGLQEKMAGITDGDGLVRTQYWK; encoded by the coding sequence GTGAACAACATCCTGCTGGACTGCGAGCCGCTGAACCGCGTCCTTGATGGAAAACAGATCACCGAGGAGCAGGCAGTCGAGATTTACGAGGCGGCAAAAATCAACCCGTTGGAACTATACAAGGTCGCGTCACATTTGCGCAACATTCACAAGCAGAACACGGTCACATTTTCAAAAAAGGCGTTTTTCAACTTGGTCAACCTGTGCAGGGACACGTGTGGATACTGCACGTACAAGGCAGAGCCGCAGAGCAAAAAGATCTCCATGATGAGCAAGAAAAACGTTCAGGAGCTTGCCGCACTTGCAAGAAAATACAGGTGCACCGAGGCGCTGTTTGTCACAGGTGAGAGGCCGGAGGAAAAATACAAGGAGGCAAGGCAGTGGCTCAAAGAGAACGGATTCTCCAGCACCCCCGAATACCTAGCACATGCATCAGAGATTGCACTGAGCGAGGGGCTGTTCCCGCACACAAACGCAGGCAACCTTACAAAGTCAGAGATTGCCGAGCTCAAAAAGACCAACGTCAGCATGGGGCTCATGCTGGAGAATGCAAGCGAGCGATTAATGGAAAAGGACATGCCGCACCACTTGGCCCCAAGCAAGAACCCGCGGGAGCGACTTGCGGTGCTAAACAGCGCAGGCGAGCTGCAGGTGCCGATGACAACAGGCATCCTTGTCGGAATTGGCGAGACGGCGCGCGAGGTAATCCAGTCGATATTTGCCATACTTGGCACCCACAAGAGATTCGGGCACATACAGGAGGTGATTTTACAGAATTTCCACCCAAAAGGCGACACCATCATGAGGAGATCTGCGTCCGCCGAGGAAAATTACTTTAAGATCATGGTTGCATTGACACGAGTAATCATGCCGAAAATGAACATACAGATTCCACCAAACCTATCGCCTGGCTCGTATCAGAGCTTTTTGCAGGTCGGCATAAACGACTGGGGCGGGATATCACCACTGACGCAGGACCACGTCAACCCAGAGTTTTCGTGGCCCGAGATATCGCGCGTCGAGCACGACATGGATGCTGCAGGGTTTGCGCTCAAGGCGAGGCTCCCGGTGTATCCGGAATTCATCAATATGGCAGACCGCGGCCTGCAGGAAAAAATGGCGGGAATTACCGATGGGGACGGCCTGGTAAGGACGCAGTACTGGAAATGA
- a CDS encoding S1C family serine protease, with product MSKATVIASGLLGAVIVLIAYTIFLNPPQEMPSVEIISKSTKAVVAEDAAPKDKKLSLVEIFEKTESGVVRVNVKRPDNDPRGPGGIGSGFVYDKDGHVITNDHVVARAEKISITFLDGRSYKASIVGQDAFTDLAVIKVNASSDVLQPLEIGNSSSLKVGEPIAAIGNPFGLSGSMTSGIVSALGRLLPTQDRGFQIPDIIQTDAAINPGNSGGPLLNMDGQVIGINTAIQSETGEFAGVGFAIPSNTVQKIVPSLIKENHYHHPWVGISGRDIDPDLADVLHLKDARGFMVINVLEDSPAEKAGLRGTTETREVDGLRYQIGGDIILSVDGKTVRKIDDILIHLQREKSVGDEMLLQILRDGKITDVVITLSERPNSNAPMLNNTNSANSTQK from the coding sequence GTGAGCAAGGCAACAGTCATTGCGTCAGGCCTACTTGGTGCAGTAATAGTATTAATCGCATACACAATATTTCTAAATCCGCCGCAGGAGATGCCGTCAGTTGAGATCATCTCAAAGTCGACAAAGGCGGTGGTAGCAGAGGATGCCGCCCCCAAAGACAAAAAGCTCTCACTGGTGGAAATATTTGAAAAGACAGAATCAGGAGTTGTCAGGGTCAACGTAAAGAGGCCCGACAACGACCCCAGGGGACCAGGCGGTATAGGATCAGGTTTTGTCTACGACAAGGACGGACACGTGATAACAAACGACCACGTGGTGGCAAGAGCAGAAAAGATATCGATCACATTTCTTGACGGAAGATCATACAAGGCAAGCATCGTGGGCCAGGACGCATTCACGGACCTGGCAGTAATCAAGGTAAACGCAAGCTCTGACGTGCTGCAGCCGCTCGAGATTGGAAACTCGTCATCACTCAAGGTAGGAGAGCCGATTGCGGCAATAGGAAATCCGTTCGGACTTTCCGGCTCGATGACGTCTGGAATAGTCAGCGCACTTGGCAGGCTTTTGCCCACGCAGGACCGAGGATTTCAGATACCAGACATAATCCAGACCGACGCTGCAATCAACCCCGGCAACTCGGGCGGACCGCTACTCAACATGGACGGCCAGGTGATAGGAATCAACACTGCAATCCAGTCAGAGACTGGCGAGTTTGCAGGAGTCGGCTTTGCAATACCATCCAACACGGTACAAAAGATAGTCCCATCACTAATCAAGGAGAATCACTACCACCATCCGTGGGTAGGAATATCCGGCAGAGACATCGACCCGGATCTTGCAGATGTGCTGCACCTAAAGGACGCCCGCGGTTTCATGGTGATAAACGTGCTAGAGGACAGCCCGGCCGAAAAGGCAGGGCTCAGGGGAACGACTGAGACTCGCGAAGTTGACGGACTGCGATACCAGATTGGAGGCGACATCATACTGTCGGTGGACGGAAAGACGGTCAGGAAGATTGACGACATACTGATTCACCTGCAGAGGGAAAAGTCGGTCGGAGACGAGATGCTGCTGCAGATTCTACGCGACGGCAAGATAACGGACGTGGTAATCACGTTATCAGAGAGGCCCAACTCCAACGCACCCATGCTGAACAACACAAACTCTGCAAACTCTACACAAAAATAA
- a CDS encoding glycosyltransferase gives MDVLDVANYAMVSILVGVALAWVFLLKSMITSFRETPLLDRFDAKECGMPMVSVILPARNEEGFIEKCLDSLADQDYQNYEIIAIDDSSEDGTGRIIAEYAKDNPRIVHVSARPKPDGWMGKNWACMEGVRAARGELFLFTDSDTRHSRSVISLAVSHLLSLGLDALTVIPKMNCLDSWTKITLPVLSTFLHTRFSALRVNDPTKKTGYFFGSFFVIRRQVYEKVGMHEGVRGEIIEDGALGKKVKESGFKMKMVRGDHLIDAVWARDWSTLWHALKRLMIPLYLQNGKVAAGVFSAVLFLLFMPYAFLAYSSALLFYSESFQVLFAASLASSALLYTAGILDARELGIKPRYALCGPAGSLIVVGGFLFGLIHAKSNAAVSWRGRAYSMKDHTQNSISV, from the coding sequence ATGGATGTTCTGGACGTGGCAAACTATGCCATGGTGTCAATACTGGTCGGAGTGGCGCTTGCGTGGGTTTTTTTACTAAAATCAATGATTACATCATTCAGGGAGACGCCACTTCTTGACAGGTTTGATGCAAAAGAGTGCGGCATGCCCATGGTGTCAGTCATACTACCTGCCAGAAACGAGGAGGGGTTTATCGAGAAATGCCTTGACTCGCTTGCAGACCAGGACTATCAGAACTATGAGATAATTGCAATCGACGATTCCTCGGAGGATGGAACTGGAAGGATAATTGCAGAGTATGCCAAAGACAACCCGCGAATAGTCCACGTCAGCGCAAGACCAAAGCCCGACGGGTGGATGGGCAAGAACTGGGCGTGCATGGAGGGGGTGAGGGCCGCAAGGGGCGAGCTGTTTTTGTTTACCGATTCAGACACAAGGCACTCAAGGAGTGTGATCTCGCTTGCAGTCTCGCACCTGTTGTCGCTCGGACTGGACGCACTGACTGTAATCCCAAAGATGAACTGCCTTGACTCGTGGACCAAGATAACGCTCCCGGTACTGTCGACGTTTCTGCACACGCGGTTTTCCGCCCTGAGAGTCAACGACCCGACAAAGAAGACTGGGTATTTTTTTGGCAGCTTTTTTGTCATAAGAAGGCAGGTCTACGAAAAGGTCGGAATGCACGAGGGAGTCAGGGGCGAGATAATCGAGGACGGCGCGCTTGGTAAAAAGGTCAAAGAGTCCGGCTTTAAGATGAAGATGGTCCGCGGCGACCACCTAATTGATGCTGTGTGGGCCCGCGACTGGTCCACACTTTGGCACGCACTAAAGAGGCTGATGATCCCGCTGTATCTGCAGAACGGCAAGGTCGCAGCAGGCGTGTTTTCCGCAGTTTTGTTCCTGCTTTTCATGCCGTACGCATTTCTTGCGTATTCGTCAGCACTGCTATTTTACTCAGAATCGTTTCAGGTCCTGTTTGCCGCATCGCTTGCGTCGTCGGCTCTGCTGTATACTGCAGGGATTTTGGATGCGCGCGAGCTCGGGATAAAACCAAGGTACGCGCTTTGCGGACCTGCCGGAAGCTTGATTGTAGTTGGAGGATTTCTTTTTGGATTGATTCACGCAAAAAGCAATGCGGCAGTGTCATGGAGAGGCAGGGCATACTCCATGAAAGACCACACGCAAAATTCAATCAGCGTGTAG
- a CDS encoding type II toxin-antitoxin system RatA family toxin encodes MAIIEASTHINAPAEKVWAVVSDLDNEPKFWKGTKEVRNISKDGNTVTREVTIAFKDSKCMQTVTLVPNEKIFAEFTDGIINGTKTITLTPEDGGTRLEAVWDIKLSGMMGMFTGMVKKHIKSGTEQAIQAIKQEIEK; translated from the coding sequence ATGGCAATAATCGAAGCTTCTACTCACATCAACGCACCTGCTGAAAAGGTCTGGGCGGTAGTGTCCGACCTTGACAATGAGCCAAAGTTCTGGAAGGGCACAAAAGAGGTAAGAAACATCTCAAAGGACGGCAACACGGTGACACGCGAGGTGACAATAGCATTCAAGGACTCAAAGTGCATGCAGACTGTGACGCTTGTTCCAAATGAAAAGATCTTTGCAGAGTTCACAGACGGGATAATCAACGGCACAAAGACAATCACGCTCACGCCAGAGGATGGCGGCACCAGGCTTGAGGCAGTGTGGGACATCAAGCTGTCAGGCATGATGGGCATGTTCACAGGCATGGTGAAAAAACACATCAAGAGCGGCACGGAGCAGGCCATACAGGCAATCAAGCAAGAAATCGAGAAATAA
- a CDS encoding tRNA-binding protein: MTITYDDFAKLDIRVAKIVSTEKIPGKTKIIKGVIDLGGETRSLIIGGAQYFAPEELVGKTVIAITNLEPKTVGGVESNAMLLAADLDDKPYWLTVDESVALGTKIK, encoded by the coding sequence ATGACGATCACATACGACGACTTTGCAAAGCTGGACATCCGCGTGGCAAAGATTGTCTCGACCGAAAAGATTCCAGGAAAGACCAAGATAATCAAGGGAGTAATCGACCTCGGAGGGGAGACGCGCTCGCTCATAATCGGCGGGGCGCAGTACTTTGCACCGGAGGAACTGGTCGGAAAGACGGTGATTGCGATAACGAATCTTGAGCCAAAGACAGTTGGCGGCGTGGAGTCAAACGCGATGCTGCTTGCAGCCGACCTTGATGACAAGCCGTACTGGCTCACAGTAGACGAGTCGGTCGCACTTGGAACGAAAATAAAATAG
- a CDS encoding PAC2 family protein, translating into MKVELFHDFNLKDITLISSLPDMGRVGGLVTEHIAKKLGAKDGAKVILTDKPWVNHKDGIVELPFDEYRLLVDEKNSLVIFTGENQPQEPDTVFQLVNFVIDTVRKWGNIKMIVSTGGYMPMQKMDLDAVYCVATDASLLETLKGHGVKMLGNDVKSITWFNGLVLGVGKSKDIDGVGLFGEIYDSEVPQHRAAKNVVEKISKIINLQISTDELEEKMTEKPIEAKKDSPGIG; encoded by the coding sequence ATGAAGGTAGAACTATTCCACGATTTTAATCTCAAGGACATCACGTTAATCTCGTCGCTGCCAGACATGGGACGAGTCGGCGGCCTGGTGACCGAACACATTGCAAAAAAACTGGGTGCAAAGGACGGCGCAAAGGTGATCCTCACAGACAAGCCATGGGTCAACCACAAGGACGGAATTGTGGAGCTGCCATTTGACGAATACAGACTACTGGTGGACGAGAAAAACTCGCTTGTCATATTCACTGGCGAGAACCAGCCGCAGGAGCCGGACACGGTGTTTCAACTTGTCAACTTTGTGATAGATACGGTAAGAAAATGGGGCAACATCAAGATGATAGTCTCGACTGGCGGATACATGCCAATGCAAAAGATGGACCTTGATGCTGTGTACTGCGTTGCAACAGATGCGAGTCTGCTGGAGACACTCAAGGGACACGGAGTAAAGATGCTTGGAAATGACGTAAAAAGCATAACGTGGTTCAACGGCCTGGTACTTGGCGTCGGAAAGAGCAAGGACATCGACGGCGTAGGACTATTCGGTGAGATTTACGACAGCGAGGTTCCGCAGCACAGAGCCGCAAAGAACGTCGTGGAAAAAATCTCAAAGATAATCAACCTGCAAATCAGCACGGACGAGTTGGAAGAAAAGATGACGGAAAAGCCAATCGAGGCAAAAAAGGACAGCCCCGGAATCGGGTAG
- a CDS encoding TATA-box-binding protein, whose protein sequence is MPQTKPIVSIENVVASASVDQKMDLNEITRNFPDVEYHPDQFPGLVFRLKSPKTATLIFTSGKMVCTGAKSEEMARSAVKSVVQKLRKGGIKVKKDAVVDIQNIVASINLGGKIHLEQAARTLPRSMYEPEQFPGLIHRMLDPKTVILLFSSGKLVCTGAKKEPDVYRSVNNLHSLLEEKNLMIYD, encoded by the coding sequence ATGCCACAAACAAAGCCGATAGTCAGCATCGAAAACGTAGTTGCTTCCGCTTCAGTAGATCAGAAAATGGACCTAAATGAGATTACTCGTAATTTCCCAGACGTGGAATACCATCCGGATCAATTTCCAGGATTGGTCTTCAGACTGAAGAGCCCGAAAACTGCGACCCTGATCTTCACATCAGGCAAGATGGTCTGTACCGGCGCAAAATCAGAGGAGATGGCAAGAAGCGCAGTCAAGTCAGTAGTTCAAAAGCTACGAAAGGGCGGCATCAAGGTAAAAAAAGACGCAGTGGTCGACATACAGAACATCGTTGCGTCAATCAACCTTGGTGGCAAGATACACCTTGAGCAGGCGGCAAGAACGCTGCCAAGGAGCATGTACGAACCAGAGCAGTTCCCGGGCTTGATTCACAGAATGCTTGATCCAAAAACCGTAATTCTTCTCTTCTCGTCAGGAAAACTAGTATGCACGGGTGCGAAAAAGGAACCAGACGTATACCGTTCCGTAAACAACCTGCACTCGCTTCTTGAAGAGAAAAATCTGATGATTTACGACTAG
- a CDS encoding DUF1512 domain-containing protein, whose protein sequence is MNFTDITPDSLFGGDTSNPIMWLVWIVPIVFFVFYGQRIQLYVTSNEINKGIEKLQKFRDESKTHLVEYLQKNFKITSDATRRVDEFIEYFTIMPVDMDPSGVIQKVKHLMRSREDYTRSQVKLICNGVDGLELSKVQNLLEVVTSLHLLHKIIRHLFLTAKKQNNFPLILPVQMLLPFVLEQATALREAVSALKLGQPIGDGIGPMVVGNMMLGAEKKTVTFETVSAEKEFEKRHLILLKAEGPLASVGRPGDAVEILVAEKKPSIIIMVDAALKMEGETSGSVAQGFGAAIGGIGTDRFQIEEIATKHNIPVYAIVIKQSIKEAISLMTKEIADKADDVESQVYRTVLESTTPGQSVLVVGVGNTLGVL, encoded by the coding sequence TTGAACTTTACCGATATCACCCCGGACTCGCTTTTCGGCGGTGACACGTCCAACCCAATAATGTGGCTTGTCTGGATAGTGCCGATCGTATTTTTCGTGTTCTACGGCCAGAGAATACAGCTGTATGTCACATCAAATGAGATAAACAAGGGAATCGAAAAACTGCAGAAATTCCGCGACGAGTCAAAGACGCATCTTGTCGAATACCTGCAAAAAAATTTCAAGATAACAAGTGATGCCACGCGGAGAGTGGATGAATTCATCGAGTACTTTACGATAATGCCTGTGGACATGGACCCAAGCGGGGTCATCCAGAAAGTCAAGCACCTGATGAGGTCAAGGGAGGACTATACCCGCTCACAGGTGAAACTAATTTGTAACGGCGTGGATGGCCTTGAGCTGAGCAAGGTGCAAAACCTGCTCGAAGTGGTCACGTCGCTGCACCTGCTACACAAGATAATCCGACACCTCTTTCTTACCGCAAAAAAGCAGAACAACTTTCCGCTAATACTGCCAGTACAGATGCTGCTGCCTTTTGTACTAGAGCAGGCAACTGCGCTAAGGGAGGCAGTATCTGCACTAAAGCTTGGCCAGCCCATCGGAGACGGAATAGGCCCGATGGTTGTTGGGAACATGATGCTTGGCGCGGAAAAAAAGACCGTCACATTTGAGACCGTATCTGCAGAAAAGGAATTTGAGAAGAGACATCTGATCCTGCTAAAGGCGGAGGGTCCGCTTGCCAGCGTCGGCAGGCCAGGAGATGCAGTCGAGATACTCGTGGCGGAAAAAAAGCCCAGCATCATAATAATGGTGGATGCCGCGCTAAAGATGGAAGGCGAGACGTCCGGCTCTGTGGCACAGGGATTCGGCGCGGCAATAGGCGGAATCGGCACCGACAGATTCCAAATCGAGGAGATTGCGACAAAACATAACATCCCAGTATACGCTATTGTGATAAAACAGTCAATCAAGGAGGCAATCTCGCTTATGACAAAAGAGATTGCAGACAAGGCAGATGATGTCGAGTCCCAAGTATACCGGACCGTACTTGAAAGCACGACTCCGGGCCAGAGCGTGCTGGTGGTCGGGGTGGGAAACACGCTGGGGGTATTGTGA
- the map gene encoding type II methionyl aminopeptidase, translating to MQTDDYVKAGKIASEVRELARKTDWVGKTLYEICESVESEIKSRGGKCAFPVNTSLNELAAHYTAEPNDPKVLTSDDLIKIDLGVQINGFIADTAVTVSYNPEFEILVTTAEEALKNAISMVREGTKSSDIGKMIEKTVKQYNCKPIANLSGHSLEQYTIHAGKSIPNMWSLGAFPLSTKEAYACEPFVTTSKGLGFVREGKTRNIFGLVSRKKIKNEAANKIVDYIWDNFNMLPFALRWITKEWDEKEARSALDELIKNKVVRAYPILVEANGQRVAQAEHTFIPTETGALVTTL from the coding sequence ATGCAGACCGATGATTATGTAAAGGCGGGCAAGATAGCATCCGAGGTCCGAGAGCTTGCAAGAAAAACAGACTGGGTCGGAAAGACACTCTACGAGATTTGCGAGTCAGTCGAGTCCGAGATAAAGAGCAGGGGCGGCAAATGCGCGTTTCCAGTAAACACAAGTCTGAACGAGCTTGCAGCTCATTACACAGCAGAGCCAAACGATCCCAAGGTTCTCACGTCGGATGATCTGATCAAAATAGATCTCGGCGTGCAGATAAACGGATTCATCGCAGACACCGCAGTGACAGTATCGTACAATCCCGAATTTGAGATTCTAGTAACTACCGCGGAGGAGGCGCTCAAAAACGCAATATCCATGGTAAGGGAGGGGACAAAGTCGAGCGACATCGGAAAGATGATCGAAAAGACGGTAAAGCAGTACAACTGCAAGCCGATTGCAAATCTCAGCGGCCACTCTCTGGAACAATATACGATTCACGCAGGCAAGTCCATCCCGAACATGTGGTCGCTTGGCGCGTTCCCTCTGTCCACAAAGGAGGCATACGCATGCGAGCCGTTCGTCACCACTTCAAAGGGGCTGGGCTTTGTCAGGGAGGGAAAGACAAGAAACATCTTTGGGCTGGTGTCGCGAAAAAAGATCAAAAACGAGGCTGCAAACAAGATTGTGGACTATATCTGGGACAACTTTAACATGCTACCGTTTGCACTTCGCTGGATTACAAAGGAGTGGGACGAAAAAGAGGCACGTTCGGCGCTTGACGAATTAATCAAAAACAAGGTGGTGCGCGCATATCCGATTCTCGTAGAGGCAAACGGTCAGCGAGTCGCGCAGGCGGAACACACATTCATACCGACCGAAACAGGCGCGCTAGTCACTACTCTATAG